Genomic DNA from SAR324 cluster bacterium:
TGCCATTACAGGATTCTTCATCCATGGCAGTTGCGCCAGCAGATGCCCGATAAATTCCTGAAGTTGCTTGTCACGGAATACATGGTTGATCTCTCTGAGGGCCACTACAATATTTTCCAGGCCCAGAGGCGGTGTGATTTTTATGCGAAGATTTGTGATCACGGATTCTCCGGTGGGCTCCGCGGTGTTGATTTCCACATGTCCATTGAGGGTGCAATTTTCTTCAATTCTGATGATACACGGCATTCCGGTAGATAAGGGCATTTCATAGAGTCCGGGCACAAGCTCTGCCGTGAAATCCACGATCCCTTTTTCCACCAGTTCCGCTTCATTTTTTTCCAGAACAAGTTCCAGCGATTCCGGCAGTTTGAGGGGTTCAAAGATTCCCGAGTTTTTGTTCAGATTGATGGTTCGTTGCACTCTCACAGATCCTCCTTGTAATATTGTTGATACTCCTCATATACATGCGGAAAAGAACGATAGATTTCCAGAAAAAATTTAAAGGAAGCCATTTTTAACCAGGAATAAATCGGAGTAGCCGATAAACTCGCAAGAAACAGTCTGAGCCAGAAATTTTCAACCAGTAGCAGTACGAGCAACGGAATCAACGCTACAAAAATCAATTCAACCACCACCCGGATCAGAAAAAACACCCAGGATTTCCAGAAAACCTGCCAGTTGAGAAATAATTGAAAAAACAGATGCAGTTTCTCCGGAAAACTGCCTCTGGAAATAACCGCAAGTTTCGATGAAAAGGAGAAACCGGCCATTAACAGCGGTATTGCCAAAAACAGAAATCCTCCTAAAAACAACAACCAATAGGGGGAACCGGAGTGATTCCATCCCAACCAGCTCACACCAAACCCTAGAAGTGACCACAACACAACCACGCCACAGATGGCGCTCACCGCAATGGCATCCCAGGCCATCTGTTGCCAGCGCAGATAAGTCAGTGAACCCAGCAATCCGAATTTTTCACGTTCATGGCGATGCATCCTGCGCATGTCACTCGAAGGCCACATCGAGATAATTTGTTTGAGAAAAAAAAGGCCTAAGCCAACCGCCAGTGTTCGGGAATCTGTCAGCAGATTGAAGATCGCTCCCGGAAGTTCATCAAACACATACGGAGCCGCATTGATTCCAAGCGCCTTGAAATCTGGAAGATTCAGCGAGGAACGATCAATTTTGACATAAATCTTCAGGACGCGATCAGCAATGATGAGCAAAAAAACAAGCAGAAAGAACGATTTGTATTTGAACAAGTCCTTGACGGAATTGAATAGAAGAAGGTTAAACCATTGCCGCATCAGGCGATCTCCCAGTGTTGAGGAATTAATGTTCAGGCGCGAATATTCCGCGAAATGACAAAAGTTGTACTCTTGATCATCGGGGCCGGGTCAGACACGGATCGTTCGTCTGTACTACCGATGATATGGATCTATGACATTCAAAATCGTCCAGAGCAAGACACATCAGGGGATAATTTATCGGATCTCCACGGATTTCTTGTTGGAAAGCGTAAGTACCCCATCAAAAGTTTTTTAACAATAATTTGGTTCCTGACGTCTCTTCCAAGTCTGTTAAGTTAAGCCCTGTGAAGTCACTGGCACCAATTCCCCCTTGGTTTAAGGGGGTTAGGGGGATGTTATTCTGATCGCTAAATCCCCCATGCCCCCTTTGAAAAGGGGGATTTTATCGCAGGTAATTTCTTAACAGACTTGCACCAGAGGTAGGGAACCAGAAAAAAGGGTTAAAGATTTATGGTCGTGAACGGGAGGCTTTGCAAAATAATCATGGACATTGTGCTGATGGATTCGTTATGAATCTTTTATACCGCAAACATGAATCCAAATAAAAATTCAATCCTGCTGTCATTTTAAAGGGCGCCTATGAAAATCCTGAATCTGTTCATACTTTGTCTGCTGATTGTTACACCAGCCAGTTCTCTTTATGCGGATATCGATCCTCGTGAAGGCTGTGACTCCTGTCTGTTCAAAATCAATTCTCTGGAACAACCGTATGATCTTACAGGAAAATGGCTGTTTTCACGCAAGGATCGTGAGCAAAACAAGGCTGTGACTCTGGACACCTCTGACTGGGAATTGATCAATGCTCCCGGCCCCTGGATGTGGGTTGAATTGGGAAAAACGTTCACGGTGGGGTGGTACCGCGGCGTGTTTGAATTTTCCCCTGAAATGATGGGACAGAAAGTGGTTGTGTTCATGGACACCTATCTGAGCCGTACTCAAATTTATCTGGATGGCAACATGATCTTCCAACGTCCGGATCTGGATCATTTTCAGTCGTATTATCCCATTCAATCCATTCCCGCTGTATTTACGATCACGAAAACAAGGCATGTTTTTACCTTCAGGGTTCAAACCTACATGATGACCGGCACCTATCAACTCCCGTTGAAAATTCAGAAATTTGATGCCGGGGCCTATCGTGCGTTGGGGTCCAGTCAACTCTGGGGCGGGGGCGGACAGATCCGTTTGGTGTCTGCTTATTTTTGTTTGGCGTTTGGTCTGTTTTTTCTGCTGGTTTATTTCAAAACCAGAGAATTGCTCTACCTGCTGGCATCTCTGCTCGCCATGATAACTTTTCCATTCTTTGGATTTCCCGGGGAGAGCTTTATAAGAAGCTGGGGCCCCGAAGTGACTTATATCTTACACTACATGGGGCTGTATGTAGCCTACTTTATCTACCTGTTTATTCAGTATTTCACTGGCTGGCGTCCCGTGTTGAACAAATATCTGGGCATAAGCAGTCTTGTAAGCGCAGTCTTTTTTCCAGTTGTAGCCTTTGTGTACAGGGATGTCACCTTGATGCTCATAGTTCGCTATGTATGTGTTACGCTAGCCTTTACGATGGTGATATTTGCTTATTATGACCTTTGTCGAGCTTACTGGAAAAACAGAAGTGATCGGGACCTCCGCACTATTTTTGTGGGACTGTCCGTTCTCATTGTTACAGCCAGCAACGATGCGGGAATTGATTTTGGACTGTTCAGTTCTTATGGAATGTTATCAATCGGGTTTATATTTTTGATTTCCAGTCTCCTGTGGGTCGCGAGCATTCATTTTGCCGATACTTTCCAGGAAAACAAACGTCTGGTCCATGATCTGACCAATATCAATGAAAATCTTGAAGGCATTGTCGCTGACAGAACCAAAGCTCTGAGAGAGAAAACCAATGATATCCAGAGCATTTTGCAAAACATGCCTGAAGGCATATTAACGGTAACTTACGGGAACAAGATTCATCATGAATACTCGGCCTATCTGGAAAAAATTCTTGAGACCAAGGACATTGCGGAAAAGGATGTGATGGAAGTGGTGTTCCGGAATTCTTCCCTGGGCGCTGACTCTTTTGCCAGTGTGGATACGGTACTCGGCGCGTGTCTGGGCGAAGACAGCATGAACTTTCTCATGAATCAGCATTTGATGATCAGTGAACTGGAAAAGCATTTTCCGGATGGAAAGAAAAAACACCTCGAACTTTCCTGGGCTTCCATCTGTGACGATGACGACATGATTGACAAAATCATGCTCAGTATCCGGGATGTCACTGAACTTAAAAAATTGCAGAAAGAGGCCGACAGCCAGAAGAGAGAACTGGAAATGATTGGTCAGATTCTGTCCATTGATCAGGAAAAGTTTTTTGAATTCATTGCCAGTGCCGAAAATTTTCTCGATGCCAATGAAAAATTGATTCTGGAAACCAGAGAAAAAAATCATGAAATTCTGGAAACACTGTTTCGCAATATGCATACGATCAAGGGAAATGCCCGCACTTATGGACTGCTTCATATGACCAATCAGGTCCATGAAGCCGAACATGAATATGATGAGTTGCGCAAACATGAAGAAAAAATCTGGAATCCGGAGCAACTGATCGAACAGCTTCAGACCGCTCGTAAACTTTTATTGGAATACAAGGAACTCAATGAAAAGAAACTGGGACGCAAAGGACCGGGACGACGTGGTGATGGCGGGGACATGCTGACTGTTCCAAAATCCAAGATAGAAGAAGTGCTGTCCATCATTCATCAGTTGGATGTAAAAGCTGTGGATCGGGTACAGCATTCTCTGCACACCATTGAAAATACCCTGAAACGGTTTGGGACCCAGAAACTTGAAATTCTCCTTTCAGGCATTCTCAATTCACTGCCGTCACTTGCCAAAGAACTGGCAAAGGAGCAACCTGAAATTGTGATTCAGGACAAGGGCATTCTGATTAAAAAACAGGCTTTCGGGCTGATCCGTAATGCCTTCATGCATATTTTCAGGAATTCTCTGGATCATGGACTTGAAAAACCCGCGGATCGAACAGCCAGGGGGAAAACACCACAGGGCACGATTACCCTCACGCTGGAGTTGCAACAGGACCGTGTTCTGTTCCGATATAAGGATGATGGTCGGGGGCTTGCGGTTTCCCGCATCCGGCAAAAAGCGCTTGAGAATAAACTCATTGCGCCAAATGAAGTCATGAGTGCGCAGGAGGTGGCTCAACTGGTGTTCCGCTCAGGTTTTTCGACGGCAGAAAAAGTGACAGAAGTTTCAGGCAGAGGCGTTGGAATGGATGCGGTTAAAAAGTTTTTTCAGCAGGAAGGTGGCGATGTCATGATCCAGTTGCAACAGCATTCTGAAGCAGATGATTTCATCCCCTGCGAATTTCTTCTCTGGTTGCCTGAAGGTCATGTGCTTGTAACTGAAGATTCACAAAACAGTTAGGAACACTCAAAAAATAGCATAGGAAACTTTCTGGTTACGAACGTTCCGTTCGTATCCGTTCCATGACCCACCGCCGGTGGGTCAGACGCAGAGCTTCGCCTGGTGGATAACGTGCCCTACGTCCCGTGGGGCACGAGCAAACTTTTACAACTTATTCTTTTGCCATTCCTTAGGAACTTTTCAGTTGTTTAACGGAACCACTGCCCTGATGTTCCAGTATAAATATTCCCGTTCAAACAAGATAGAAAAGCATTTGACATTTACCACTTCATTCATTAGGAAGGCCCTTTGGTCGTTCCTGATCAGGAACCGCCATCAGTGTTTCAAGTGAGCGGGAAATCACAGGGGGGCCTGCGAAACGCAAACGAAAAACATTGAGGAATCATGACATTGGATGTGAAACAAATAGGAGAAAAAGTCGCTGAAAAAAGTGCGTTGCTTGGCCGGGTTCGCTCGGAAATCGGTCAGGTGATTGTAGGACAGGAATATCTGGTGGACCGGTTACTGCTGGTCATGTTGTGCAACCAGCATGTTCTCATTGAAGGGGTGCCTGGATTGGCAAAAACCCTTTCTGTCACAACCCTTGCCAAAGCAGTTCAGGCCAGTTTCCACCGAATACAATTCACGCCGGATCTCCTGCCGGCAGATGTTCTGGGAACCCAGATTTACAATCCGAAATCCGGAGATTTCCATATCCGTAAAGGTCCGGTCTTCGCCAATATTCTGCTGGCGGATGAAATCAATCGCGCACCCGCCAAAGTCCAGAGCGCCCTTCTCGAAGCCATGCAGGAACGGCAGGTAACGATTGGCGATGAAACCTTCTTTCTGCCTGATCCCTTCATGGTACTCGCTACCCAGAATCCGGTGGAGCAGGAAGGAACCTACCCCTTGCCGGAAGCTCAGGTGGACCGTTTCATGATGAAGCTCAAAGTGACCTATCCTTCCAAATCTGAAGAAAAACAGATCTTGAAACGCATGGCACGCACGGCGCCGAAAACAGCGATTCAACCCGTGATCACCCCGGAGGAAATCAAGCATCTGAGAGAATTGGCTGACGAAATTTACATGGATGACCAGATTGAGGAATACATTGTCAACATTGTGGATGCCACCCGCAATCCCGACAAATACCAACTGCATATCCGGGATCTGATCCGTTATGGCGCATCGCCGAGAGCAACTTTGTTTCTTGCCATGGCATCGAGAGCACATGCTTTGGTCCAGGGACGGGGCTATGTGACGCCTCAGGATGTGAAAGCGATTGGCATGGATGTTCTGCGACATCGTGTGATGATCAGCTATGAAGCGGAAGCTGAACAGAAAACCTCTGAAGACATCGTCAAACAGATTTTTGACGCAGTGGAAGTTCCATGATCCCCAAAGACCTGGCAAAAAAAATCCGTATCATTGAGATCTATACCCGCAAGGCCGTCAATGACATTCTGGCCGGAGAATACGAAAGCGTATTCAAGGGCCGTGGAATGGAATTTGACGAAGTCCGCGAATACGTTCCCGGCGATGAGATCCGCGACATTGACTGGAATGTAACCGCGCGCATGGGGCATCCGTTTGTCAAACGCTATGTTGAAGAACGGGAACTCACCATCATGTTTCTGGCAGATCTTTCAGCTTCGGGCAGTTTCGGCAGCCATGAAAAAACTAAAAATGAAGTCGCCGCTGAAATTTGCGCGTTGCTGGCGTTTTCCGCCATCCGGAACAATGACAAGGTGGGACTGATTGTTTTTACCAACGAGATTGAACTGTTCATTCCTCCCCGCAAGGGCGCTTCGCATGTGCTCAGACTGATTCGTGAACTGCTGGCGTTTGAACCCCGCTCACCGCTAACAGACCTGAATGTGGTCATCGACTACCTTGGACGTGTCCTTCACAAACGCTGTGTGGTGTTTCTGATTTCTGATTTCCAGACAGAGGGTTATGAAAAAAAACTGCCCATCATGGGCAAACGCCATGATGTGGTGGGAATTGCCCTTCAGGATCCTGTGGAACAAGCATTGCCTCCGGTGGGACTCATTGAACTGGAAGACGCTGAAACAGGCGAAACCCTGCTGATGGATGCCGGGGATCCTGATTTTCGAAAATGGTATGAACAACATGCCCGCCAAACCCGGGAAAAATTAAAAGAACAGTTTCAGATGATGAATATTGATCTGGCGGAGATTCAGACCGGCGATGATTATGTCAAGGATCTGATTCGCTTTTTCAGGAGTAGAAAACGACGATGAACCGTAGCAACACCTGGCTCATCCTTTTGATGGCAATGATCCTGACCGGCTGCAAATCCCCCATTTCCGGCACACCCGAACAGGCTCCGGCCCCTGACGGTCTGCAAAAAGTTTATGAACGGGGTCCTCTGCAACTCACACTCACGCTGAATAAAACCAGTCTGACAATCGCTGAAACGCTGGAACTCAATCTTGTGGCGCGTCTGTCTGAAGACCATGATATCAAATGGCCCAAATTTGGCGAAAATCTGGAAAAATTCGGAATCCGCGATTACCGGTCTCCAGCCCCCAAACTGCTGGAAAATGGCCTCATGGAATATCGAAAAACCTATGTGCTGGAGCCATTTTTATCAGGGGAATACCTCATTCCCTCCATGACCCTCTATTTCTGGAATAAAAACGAACAACCGCCACAAACCCATGAATTGTCCACCGAACCTGTCACCCTTCAGGTAGCGTCCCTCTTGCCGGAAAACATCCAGAAACAGGAACTTCGTGAAAATCTGCCTCCAGTGGAAATGCCGATTTCCCAGCAAACCTGGCTCATTGCCGGATTTGGCGCAACCTTGCTTGTGCTGGCTGGTGCCGGTGGCTGGTGGTTCTGGCGCAAGCGCAAACGTCGTGAAACCATCGTGCCGGAACGTCCGCCCCATGAAACAGCTTATGAAGCACTGGAACATCTGGTGCGGGAAAATCTGATCGAAAAAGGTGAGATCAAGGAATATTATCTGCGCCTGTCCAATATTTTGCGGCATTACATTGAAAATCGGTTCCTGATCAAGGCGCCCGAACAGACCACCGAGGAGTTTTTAACTGAATTACGCAACCATGAACGGCTTGCAGGATATCACAAGGATTTGCTGAAAAATTTTCTCAAACACTGTGATCTGGTCAAATTTGCCAAACATCAGCCTCAACAAGATGAAATCCAGCAGGC
This window encodes:
- a CDS encoding DUF58 domain-containing protein gives rise to the protein MIPKDLAKKIRIIEIYTRKAVNDILAGEYESVFKGRGMEFDEVREYVPGDEIRDIDWNVTARMGHPFVKRYVEERELTIMFLADLSASGSFGSHEKTKNEVAAEICALLAFSAIRNNDKVGLIVFTNEIELFIPPRKGASHVLRLIRELLAFEPRSPLTDLNVVIDYLGRVLHKRCVVFLISDFQTEGYEKKLPIMGKRHDVVGIALQDPVEQALPPVGLIELEDAETGETLLMDAGDPDFRKWYEQHARQTREKLKEQFQMMNIDLAEIQTGDDYVKDLIRFFRSRKRR
- a CDS encoding Hpt domain-containing protein, producing MKILNLFILCLLIVTPASSLYADIDPREGCDSCLFKINSLEQPYDLTGKWLFSRKDREQNKAVTLDTSDWELINAPGPWMWVELGKTFTVGWYRGVFEFSPEMMGQKVVVFMDTYLSRTQIYLDGNMIFQRPDLDHFQSYYPIQSIPAVFTITKTRHVFTFRVQTYMMTGTYQLPLKIQKFDAGAYRALGSSQLWGGGGQIRLVSAYFCLAFGLFFLLVYFKTRELLYLLASLLAMITFPFFGFPGESFIRSWGPEVTYILHYMGLYVAYFIYLFIQYFTGWRPVLNKYLGISSLVSAVFFPVVAFVYRDVTLMLIVRYVCVTLAFTMVIFAYYDLCRAYWKNRSDRDLRTIFVGLSVLIVTASNDAGIDFGLFSSYGMLSIGFIFLISSLLWVASIHFADTFQENKRLVHDLTNINENLEGIVADRTKALREKTNDIQSILQNMPEGILTVTYGNKIHHEYSAYLEKILETKDIAEKDVMEVVFRNSSLGADSFASVDTVLGACLGEDSMNFLMNQHLMISELEKHFPDGKKKHLELSWASICDDDDMIDKIMLSIRDVTELKKLQKEADSQKRELEMIGQILSIDQEKFFEFIASAENFLDANEKLILETREKNHEILETLFRNMHTIKGNARTYGLLHMTNQVHEAEHEYDELRKHEEKIWNPEQLIEQLQTARKLLLEYKELNEKKLGRKGPGRRGDGGDMLTVPKSKIEEVLSIIHQLDVKAVDRVQHSLHTIENTLKRFGTQKLEILLSGILNSLPSLAKELAKEQPEIVIQDKGILIKKQAFGLIRNAFMHIFRNSLDHGLEKPADRTARGKTPQGTITLTLELQQDRVLFRYKDDGRGLAVSRIRQKALENKLIAPNEVMSAQEVAQLVFRSGFSTAEKVTEVSGRGVGMDAVKKFFQQEGGDVMIQLQQHSEADDFIPCEFLLWLPEGHVLVTEDSQNS
- a CDS encoding MoxR family ATPase, whose product is MTLDVKQIGEKVAEKSALLGRVRSEIGQVIVGQEYLVDRLLLVMLCNQHVLIEGVPGLAKTLSVTTLAKAVQASFHRIQFTPDLLPADVLGTQIYNPKSGDFHIRKGPVFANILLADEINRAPAKVQSALLEAMQERQVTIGDETFFLPDPFMVLATQNPVEQEGTYPLPEAQVDRFMMKLKVTYPSKSEEKQILKRMARTAPKTAIQPVITPEEIKHLRELADEIYMDDQIEEYIVNIVDATRNPDKYQLHIRDLIRYGASPRATLFLAMASRAHALVQGRGYVTPQDVKAIGMDVLRHRVMISYEAEAEQKTSEDIVKQIFDAVEVP